Proteins co-encoded in one Gossypium arboreum isolate Shixiya-1 chromosome 11, ASM2569848v2, whole genome shotgun sequence genomic window:
- the LOC108476557 gene encoding protein BONZAI 1-like isoform X1 codes for MGNCCSDVGGGMTAIGGTAPSTSTSNQNDAADWYFKSHGIHGIFSQIELSFSATSLRDRDVFSKSDPMVVVYIQERDGAFTEVFRTEVVLNSLNPTWITKYTITYQFEIVQILLFRVFDIDTQFHNVEVKMLKLEEQQSLGEASCALSEIVSKPNRSLILDLVQREESVPSTHSQHRGKLTVHAEECFSSKTTAEMTLKCLNLESKDLFSKSDPFLVISKVVESGMSIPVCKTEVSKNDLNPTWKPVFLNIQQVGSKDSPLVIECFNFNSNGKHDLIGKVQKSLADLEKLHTGREGENLFLPTPVGHDNQNKALKSKLFVEKYSETVQYTFLDYLAAGFELNFMVAIDFTASNGNPRLPDSLHYIDPSGRLNAYQKAIYEVGEVLQFYDADKRFPAWGFGARPIDGPVSHCFNLNGSSNYCEVEGIRGIMMAYTSALFNVSLAGPTLFGHVINRAAMIASQSLANDAKKYFVLLIITDGVITDLQETKDALVKASDLPLSILIVGVGGADFKEMEILDADKGERLESSTGRVASRDIVQFVPFRDVQNGPSVVQELLAELPSQFLAYMRSREIKPCS; via the exons ATGGGAAATTGCTGCTCGGACGTTGGCGGCGGGATGACGGCTATAGGTGGCACCGCCCCGTCGACTTCCACTAGCAACCAAAACGACGCTGCTGATTGGTATTTCAAGTCTCATGGCATACACGGCATCTTCTCTCAGATCGAg TTATCGTTTTCTGCTACGAGTTTGCGAGACCGGGATGTGTTCTCCAAG AGTGATCCTATGGTGGTGGTTTATATTCAAGAAAGAGATGGAGCATTTACAGAAGTATTTCGTACTGAAGTAGTTCTGAATTCATTGAATCCTACATGGATAACAAAGTATACAATTACTTACCAATTTGAGATTGTCCAAATATTGCT GTTTCGTGTCTTTGATATTGACACTCAGTTTCATAATGTCGAAGTAAAG ATGCTTAAGCTGGAGGAGCAGCAATCTCTAGGTGAAGCAAGTTGTGCATTGTCAGAG ATTGTAAGCAAACCAAACAGGTCATTAATCTTGGATCTTGTACAAAGGGAGGAATCTGTCCCATCAACTCATTCCCAACACCGAGGAAAGCTTACTGTGCATGCTGAAGAATGTTTTAGCTCAAAGACTACAGCAGAGATGACGTTAAAGTGTTTAAATTTGGAATCTAAGGATCTCTTCTCAAAAAGC GATCCTTTTTTGGTAATATCAAAAGTCGTTGAGAGTGGAATGTCTATTCCTGTCTGTAAAACTGAAGTCTCAAAGAATGATCTCAACCCAACATGGAAGCCGGTATTTTTAAATATTCAACAAGTGGGAAGCAAG GATAGTCCATTAGTGATAGAGTGTTTTAACTTCAACAGCAATGGCAAACACGATCTGATTGG AAAAGTCCAGAAGTCATTAGCAGATTTGGAAAAGCTTCATACTGGAAGGGAAGGAGAAAATTTATTTTTGCCAACTCCGGTTGGGCATGATAACCAGAACAAG GCTTTAAAAAGCAAGCTTTTTGTGGAAAAATATTCTGAGACAGTCCAATATACCTTCCTGGATTACCTAGCTGCGGGTTTTGAACTTAACTTTATGGTTGCTATTGATTTCACTG CTTCAAACGGAAATCCCCGGCTCCCAGATTCCTTGCATTACATTGATCCATCAGGACGGCTGAATGCATACCAGAAA GCAATCTATGAGGTCGGAGAGGTATTGCAGTTTTATGATGCAGACAAGCGCTTTCCAGCTTGGGGATTTGGAGCACGGCCCATTGATGGTCCAGTTTCTCACTGTTTCAACTTGAATGGAAGCAGTAACTACTGTGAG GTTGAAGGAATTCGAGGAATTATGATGGCCTACACCAGTGCCCTTTTTAATGTGTCACTTGCAGGGCCAACACTGTTTGGGCATGTGATTAATAGAGCTGCTATGATTGCCAGCCAATCCCTGGCAAATGATGCTAAAAAATACTTTGTTTTGTTGATAATCACG GATGGGGTAATAACTGATCTCCAAGAAACCAAAGATGCCCTTGTAAAAGCATCGGATCTCCCATTGTCTATTCTCATAGTTGGTGTTGGAGGAGCCGACTTCAAAGAAATGGAG ATTTTGGATGCAGACAAGGGGGAAAGACTAGAAAGTTCAACCGGACGTGTTGCTTCCCGTGATATCGTTCAATTTGTTCCATTTAGAGATGTACAAA ACGGGCCTTCTGTTGTTCAAGAACTTCTAGCAGAGTTACCATCACAATTTTTAGCCTACATGCGAAGTAGAGAGATTAAACCATGCAGTTAG
- the LOC108476557 gene encoding protein BONZAI 2-like isoform X2, with protein MAYTASSLRSSYRFLLRVCETGMCSPRYSDPMVVVYIQERDGAFTEVFRTEVVLNSLNPTWITKYTITYQFEIVQILLFRVFDIDTQFHNVEVKMLKLEEQQSLGEASCALSEIVSKPNRSLILDLVQREESVPSTHSQHRGKLTVHAEECFSSKTTAEMTLKCLNLESKDLFSKSDPFLVISKVVESGMSIPVCKTEVSKNDLNPTWKPVFLNIQQVGSKDSPLVIECFNFNSNGKHDLIGKVQKSLADLEKLHTGREGENLFLPTPVGHDNQNKALKSKLFVEKYSETVQYTFLDYLAAGFELNFMVAIDFTASNGNPRLPDSLHYIDPSGRLNAYQKAIYEVGEVLQFYDADKRFPAWGFGARPIDGPVSHCFNLNGSSNYCEVEGIRGIMMAYTSALFNVSLAGPTLFGHVINRAAMIASQSLANDAKKYFVLLIITDGVITDLQETKDALVKASDLPLSILIVGVGGADFKEMEILDADKGERLESSTGRVASRDIVQFVPFRDVQNGPSVVQELLAELPSQFLAYMRSREIKPCS; from the exons ATGGCATACACGGCATCTTCTCTCAGATCGAg TTATCGTTTTCTGCTACGAGTTTGCGAGACCGGGATGTGTTCTCCAAGGTAT AGTGATCCTATGGTGGTGGTTTATATTCAAGAAAGAGATGGAGCATTTACAGAAGTATTTCGTACTGAAGTAGTTCTGAATTCATTGAATCCTACATGGATAACAAAGTATACAATTACTTACCAATTTGAGATTGTCCAAATATTGCT GTTTCGTGTCTTTGATATTGACACTCAGTTTCATAATGTCGAAGTAAAG ATGCTTAAGCTGGAGGAGCAGCAATCTCTAGGTGAAGCAAGTTGTGCATTGTCAGAG ATTGTAAGCAAACCAAACAGGTCATTAATCTTGGATCTTGTACAAAGGGAGGAATCTGTCCCATCAACTCATTCCCAACACCGAGGAAAGCTTACTGTGCATGCTGAAGAATGTTTTAGCTCAAAGACTACAGCAGAGATGACGTTAAAGTGTTTAAATTTGGAATCTAAGGATCTCTTCTCAAAAAGC GATCCTTTTTTGGTAATATCAAAAGTCGTTGAGAGTGGAATGTCTATTCCTGTCTGTAAAACTGAAGTCTCAAAGAATGATCTCAACCCAACATGGAAGCCGGTATTTTTAAATATTCAACAAGTGGGAAGCAAG GATAGTCCATTAGTGATAGAGTGTTTTAACTTCAACAGCAATGGCAAACACGATCTGATTGG AAAAGTCCAGAAGTCATTAGCAGATTTGGAAAAGCTTCATACTGGAAGGGAAGGAGAAAATTTATTTTTGCCAACTCCGGTTGGGCATGATAACCAGAACAAG GCTTTAAAAAGCAAGCTTTTTGTGGAAAAATATTCTGAGACAGTCCAATATACCTTCCTGGATTACCTAGCTGCGGGTTTTGAACTTAACTTTATGGTTGCTATTGATTTCACTG CTTCAAACGGAAATCCCCGGCTCCCAGATTCCTTGCATTACATTGATCCATCAGGACGGCTGAATGCATACCAGAAA GCAATCTATGAGGTCGGAGAGGTATTGCAGTTTTATGATGCAGACAAGCGCTTTCCAGCTTGGGGATTTGGAGCACGGCCCATTGATGGTCCAGTTTCTCACTGTTTCAACTTGAATGGAAGCAGTAACTACTGTGAG GTTGAAGGAATTCGAGGAATTATGATGGCCTACACCAGTGCCCTTTTTAATGTGTCACTTGCAGGGCCAACACTGTTTGGGCATGTGATTAATAGAGCTGCTATGATTGCCAGCCAATCCCTGGCAAATGATGCTAAAAAATACTTTGTTTTGTTGATAATCACG GATGGGGTAATAACTGATCTCCAAGAAACCAAAGATGCCCTTGTAAAAGCATCGGATCTCCCATTGTCTATTCTCATAGTTGGTGTTGGAGGAGCCGACTTCAAAGAAATGGAG ATTTTGGATGCAGACAAGGGGGAAAGACTAGAAAGTTCAACCGGACGTGTTGCTTCCCGTGATATCGTTCAATTTGTTCCATTTAGAGATGTACAAA ACGGGCCTTCTGTTGTTCAAGAACTTCTAGCAGAGTTACCATCACAATTTTTAGCCTACATGCGAAGTAGAGAGATTAAACCATGCAGTTAG
- the LOC108476557 gene encoding protein BONZAI 2-like isoform X3: MVVVYIQERDGAFTEVFRTEVVLNSLNPTWITKYTITYQFEIVQILLFRVFDIDTQFHNVEVKMLKLEEQQSLGEASCALSEIVSKPNRSLILDLVQREESVPSTHSQHRGKLTVHAEECFSSKTTAEMTLKCLNLESKDLFSKSDPFLVISKVVESGMSIPVCKTEVSKNDLNPTWKPVFLNIQQVGSKDSPLVIECFNFNSNGKHDLIGKVQKSLADLEKLHTGREGENLFLPTPVGHDNQNKALKSKLFVEKYSETVQYTFLDYLAAGFELNFMVAIDFTASNGNPRLPDSLHYIDPSGRLNAYQKAIYEVGEVLQFYDADKRFPAWGFGARPIDGPVSHCFNLNGSSNYCEVEGIRGIMMAYTSALFNVSLAGPTLFGHVINRAAMIASQSLANDAKKYFVLLIITDGVITDLQETKDALVKASDLPLSILIVGVGGADFKEMEILDADKGERLESSTGRVASRDIVQFVPFRDVQNGPSVVQELLAELPSQFLAYMRSREIKPCS; encoded by the exons ATGGTGGTGGTTTATATTCAAGAAAGAGATGGAGCATTTACAGAAGTATTTCGTACTGAAGTAGTTCTGAATTCATTGAATCCTACATGGATAACAAAGTATACAATTACTTACCAATTTGAGATTGTCCAAATATTGCT GTTTCGTGTCTTTGATATTGACACTCAGTTTCATAATGTCGAAGTAAAG ATGCTTAAGCTGGAGGAGCAGCAATCTCTAGGTGAAGCAAGTTGTGCATTGTCAGAG ATTGTAAGCAAACCAAACAGGTCATTAATCTTGGATCTTGTACAAAGGGAGGAATCTGTCCCATCAACTCATTCCCAACACCGAGGAAAGCTTACTGTGCATGCTGAAGAATGTTTTAGCTCAAAGACTACAGCAGAGATGACGTTAAAGTGTTTAAATTTGGAATCTAAGGATCTCTTCTCAAAAAGC GATCCTTTTTTGGTAATATCAAAAGTCGTTGAGAGTGGAATGTCTATTCCTGTCTGTAAAACTGAAGTCTCAAAGAATGATCTCAACCCAACATGGAAGCCGGTATTTTTAAATATTCAACAAGTGGGAAGCAAG GATAGTCCATTAGTGATAGAGTGTTTTAACTTCAACAGCAATGGCAAACACGATCTGATTGG AAAAGTCCAGAAGTCATTAGCAGATTTGGAAAAGCTTCATACTGGAAGGGAAGGAGAAAATTTATTTTTGCCAACTCCGGTTGGGCATGATAACCAGAACAAG GCTTTAAAAAGCAAGCTTTTTGTGGAAAAATATTCTGAGACAGTCCAATATACCTTCCTGGATTACCTAGCTGCGGGTTTTGAACTTAACTTTATGGTTGCTATTGATTTCACTG CTTCAAACGGAAATCCCCGGCTCCCAGATTCCTTGCATTACATTGATCCATCAGGACGGCTGAATGCATACCAGAAA GCAATCTATGAGGTCGGAGAGGTATTGCAGTTTTATGATGCAGACAAGCGCTTTCCAGCTTGGGGATTTGGAGCACGGCCCATTGATGGTCCAGTTTCTCACTGTTTCAACTTGAATGGAAGCAGTAACTACTGTGAG GTTGAAGGAATTCGAGGAATTATGATGGCCTACACCAGTGCCCTTTTTAATGTGTCACTTGCAGGGCCAACACTGTTTGGGCATGTGATTAATAGAGCTGCTATGATTGCCAGCCAATCCCTGGCAAATGATGCTAAAAAATACTTTGTTTTGTTGATAATCACG GATGGGGTAATAACTGATCTCCAAGAAACCAAAGATGCCCTTGTAAAAGCATCGGATCTCCCATTGTCTATTCTCATAGTTGGTGTTGGAGGAGCCGACTTCAAAGAAATGGAG ATTTTGGATGCAGACAAGGGGGAAAGACTAGAAAGTTCAACCGGACGTGTTGCTTCCCGTGATATCGTTCAATTTGTTCCATTTAGAGATGTACAAA ACGGGCCTTCTGTTGTTCAAGAACTTCTAGCAGAGTTACCATCACAATTTTTAGCCTACATGCGAAGTAGAGAGATTAAACCATGCAGTTAG